One Pseudoalteromonas sp. UG3-2 DNA window includes the following coding sequences:
- the priA gene encoding primosomal protein N', producing MLILEVAIKLPLHRTFDYLLEPHQQVEPGMRVSVNFGNRKCTAIALQKKNHTDVPEAKLKAVLSVLDTHPVFNTQQLQFLRFVAQYYCHPIGDTLFTALPAVLRDGGNPDKTQIPLLSLSEKGLALPTLRSKKQQALLSQLHEGGAIKLSELKALGFAQQTIKGLEQKGLIEQHIEHECNWSQQPLELDKKPRLNDQQATICSAINAQQGYRTFLIEGVTGSGKTEVYLQCLEQILAAGQQALILVPEIGLTPQTVNRFKKRFKNIPIDLWHSNLTDNERMHTWRRAEKGSSALVIGTRSAVFLPFQRLGMIVVDEEHDGSFKQQEGLRYHARDLAAFRAHQQQCPLILGTATPALDTLNKAITNKYQLLSLTKRAQTQQDNKFELVDMKGQPEQGGFSAMSLHWMEKTLARGKQVMVFLNRRGFAPTLMCHECGWLNTCRHCSTSATYHRSLNRLVCHHCGEQDFVPQQCPDCGSTQIMPAGIGTEQLESFLTERFSDIPITRIDRDSTRRKGSLESALEEINQGGARILVGTQMLAKGHHFADVSLVIILDVDSGLYSCDFRATEQMAQLITQVAGRAGRAGEAGTVLLQTHFPEHPLLQDLINNGYGDFARYALQEREEAMLPPFAHLTIIRAEATNQNTVLRFLSDLVPASPYPGIQLLGPIPAPLERIAGKYRYQLHIHAQKRTVLRDYLSQLASYITAHESANKVRWSIDVDPMDSY from the coding sequence ATGCTCATTCTTGAAGTTGCTATTAAGTTGCCATTGCACCGCACTTTTGATTACCTATTAGAGCCGCACCAGCAAGTAGAGCCCGGTATGCGTGTCAGCGTCAATTTTGGTAACCGTAAATGCACAGCCATAGCGCTGCAAAAGAAAAATCACACCGATGTACCAGAAGCAAAACTAAAAGCCGTGTTAAGTGTATTAGACACCCACCCTGTTTTTAACACCCAGCAACTGCAATTCCTGCGCTTCGTGGCACAATACTATTGCCACCCTATCGGTGACACTCTATTCACCGCACTACCGGCGGTGCTACGTGATGGTGGTAATCCAGATAAAACGCAAATTCCTCTGCTGAGCTTATCGGAAAAAGGCCTAGCGTTACCGACGTTACGCTCCAAGAAGCAGCAAGCCTTATTGTCGCAGTTGCACGAAGGGGGAGCCATCAAGTTAAGTGAGCTCAAAGCGTTAGGTTTTGCCCAGCAAACCATTAAGGGTCTAGAACAAAAAGGGCTTATTGAACAACATATTGAACATGAATGTAACTGGTCTCAGCAACCCCTAGAACTGGATAAAAAGCCACGCTTAAATGATCAGCAAGCCACCATTTGCAGTGCCATTAATGCCCAACAAGGATATCGCACGTTTTTAATCGAGGGGGTAACCGGCAGTGGTAAAACTGAGGTTTATTTACAATGTTTAGAGCAAATCTTAGCAGCCGGTCAGCAGGCGCTGATCTTAGTGCCAGAAATCGGCCTAACTCCGCAAACCGTTAACCGCTTTAAGAAGCGCTTTAAGAACATTCCCATTGATCTTTGGCACTCTAATTTAACCGATAATGAGCGCATGCATACCTGGCGGCGCGCTGAAAAAGGCAGTAGCGCCCTAGTGATTGGCACTCGCTCTGCAGTCTTTTTACCGTTTCAACGTTTGGGCATGATAGTCGTTGATGAAGAACATGATGGTTCCTTTAAACAGCAAGAAGGACTGCGTTATCACGCTAGGGATCTCGCGGCCTTTCGAGCCCACCAGCAACAATGCCCACTTATTTTAGGCACCGCAACGCCGGCACTCGATACCCTCAACAAAGCCATTACCAATAAGTACCAATTATTGAGCTTAACCAAGCGCGCTCAGACCCAGCAAGACAATAAGTTCGAATTGGTTGATATGAAAGGTCAGCCCGAGCAAGGAGGCTTTTCGGCAATGAGTTTACATTGGATGGAAAAGACCTTAGCTCGCGGCAAGCAAGTGATGGTGTTTCTCAATCGCCGTGGCTTTGCCCCGACCTTAATGTGCCACGAGTGTGGCTGGCTAAACACCTGCCGCCACTGCTCGACTAGCGCTACCTATCATCGCAGCCTTAATCGTTTGGTCTGCCACCACTGTGGTGAGCAAGACTTTGTGCCACAACAATGTCCTGACTGTGGCAGCACACAAATTATGCCGGCAGGGATTGGCACTGAGCAATTAGAGAGCTTTTTAACTGAACGCTTTAGCGACATTCCCATCACGCGCATCGACCGTGACTCTACACGCCGTAAAGGCAGCCTTGAAAGCGCCCTAGAAGAAATCAACCAAGGGGGAGCGCGAATCTTGGTGGGTACGCAAATGTTGGCAAAAGGTCATCACTTTGCCGATGTCAGCCTGGTTATTATTCTCGATGTTGACTCTGGTCTCTATTCTTGTGACTTTCGTGCCACAGAACAGATGGCGCAGCTTATTACTCAAGTGGCAGGGCGTGCTGGTCGAGCAGGAGAAGCGGGGACTGTGTTACTGCAAACTCATTTCCCCGAGCATCCGTTATTACAAGATTTGATCAACAATGGCTATGGGGATTTTGCACGATATGCTTTACAAGAGCGTGAAGAGGCGATGCTGCCGCCATTTGCACACCTTACCATTATTCGTGCTGAAGCGACCAACCAAAACACCGTATTACGCTTTTTATCGGATTTGGTTCCTGCCAGCCCCTATCCTGGTATACAATTGCTAGGTCCAATTCCTGCACCTCTTGAGCGAATTGCCGGAAAATACAGATATCAATTACATATACACGCACAAAAACGCACTGTGCTACGCGATTACCTCTCGCAACTCGCCAGCTACATTACCGCGCACGAGTCTGCGAACAAGGTACGCTGGAGCATAGATGTTGATCCAATGGATAGCTACTAA
- the rpmE gene encoding 50S ribosomal protein L31 produces the protein MKEGIHPKYETITASCSCGNKFETRSTLCKDIHLDVCSACHPFYTGKQKILDTGGRVDRFNKRFGALSSKK, from the coding sequence ATGAAAGAAGGTATTCATCCTAAGTACGAGACGATCACTGCATCGTGTTCATGCGGTAACAAGTTCGAAACTCGTTCTACGCTATGTAAAGACATTCACCTAGACGTTTGTTCTGCTTGTCACCCGTTCTACACAGGTAAGCAGAAGATCCTAGATACAGGTGGCCGTGTTGATCGCTTTAACAAGCGTTTCGGTGCACTTAGCAGCAAGAAGTAA
- a CDS encoding malic enzyme-like NAD(P)-binding protein has protein sequence MTDFRQQALDYHAEPVPGKISVELTKPAETVKDLALAYSPGVAEPVREIAADPANAYRYTGKGNMVAVISNGTAILGLGNLGPLASKPVMEGKALLFKRFAGLDSIDIEVKHNTTEDFINTVANIADTFGGINLEDIKAPECFEIEQALIERCEVPIFHDDQHGTAIVTAAGMLNALEVQGKDIHDAIIVCLGAGAAAIACMELLIKCGAQREHIYMLDRKGVIHTRRDDLNEYKKLFANNTDKRTLQDVIAEADVFVGVSGPDLLSPENLKLMADKPVVFACSNPDPEINPDLANATRDDLIMATGRSDYPNQVNNVLCFPFIFRGALDVRATAINDEMKIAAVEAIRSIAKEPVPAEVLKAADVDSLEFGCDYIIPKPMDPRLLPRIARAVAEAAVESGVAQIDMPEDYMK, from the coding sequence ATGACAGACTTTCGTCAACAAGCTTTAGATTATCACGCAGAACCCGTTCCAGGTAAAATCAGTGTTGAGCTGACTAAACCAGCAGAGACCGTCAAAGACTTAGCCTTGGCTTATAGTCCAGGGGTAGCAGAGCCAGTCCGTGAGATTGCAGCTGATCCTGCGAATGCCTATCGCTACACCGGTAAAGGCAATATGGTTGCGGTGATCAGTAATGGTACTGCGATTCTTGGTTTAGGTAATCTTGGGCCGTTGGCCTCTAAACCGGTGATGGAAGGTAAGGCTCTGTTGTTTAAGCGCTTTGCGGGTCTTGATTCCATCGATATTGAAGTAAAACATAACACCACCGAAGACTTTATCAATACGGTTGCCAATATTGCTGACACTTTTGGTGGCATTAACCTAGAAGACATTAAGGCGCCAGAGTGTTTTGAAATCGAACAAGCCTTGATTGAGCGCTGTGAAGTGCCTATTTTCCATGACGATCAACACGGTACTGCAATCGTTACCGCCGCTGGCATGCTCAATGCGTTAGAAGTGCAAGGCAAAGATATTCACGATGCCATTATTGTGTGCTTAGGTGCCGGTGCTGCGGCTATCGCTTGTATGGAACTGCTGATTAAGTGTGGTGCTCAGCGAGAGCATATTTATATGCTGGATAGAAAAGGCGTTATTCACACTCGTCGTGATGACTTAAACGAATATAAGAAGCTGTTTGCCAATAACACCGATAAGCGCACTCTACAGGATGTGATTGCCGAAGCCGATGTGTTTGTTGGTGTCTCTGGCCCAGATCTGTTGTCGCCAGAAAACCTTAAACTAATGGCCGACAAGCCAGTGGTATTTGCCTGCTCCAACCCAGATCCTGAAATTAATCCGGATTTAGCCAATGCTACACGAGATGACTTAATCATGGCCACTGGACGCTCAGATTATCCTAACCAGGTAAACAACGTATTGTGCTTCCCATTTATTTTCCGTGGTGCTTTGGATGTCCGTGCTACCGCCATTAATGATGAAATGAAAATTGCCGCGGTGGAAGCGATCCGTAGTATTGCTAAAGAGCCGGTCCCTGCCGAGGTGTTGAAGGCCGCTGACGTGGACAGTTTGGAGTTTGGTTGTGACTATATTATTCCAAAACCCATGGATCCACGTTTATTACCGCGTATTGCCAGAGCTGTGGCGGAAGCGGCTGTGGAGTCAGGTGTGGCACAAATTGATATGCCAGAAGACTACATGAAGTAA
- the metJ gene encoding met regulon transcriptional regulator MetJ, with protein MAKWNGEYIHPYAEHGKKAEQVKKITVSIPLNVLKVLTDERTRRQVQNLRHATNSELLCEAFLHAFTGQPLPSDEDLRKDNPERIPLEVREIMAERGLEIPEINEE; from the coding sequence ATGGCAAAATGGAATGGTGAATATATTCACCCATATGCAGAACACGGTAAAAAAGCAGAACAAGTTAAAAAGATCACAGTGAGCATTCCTTTGAATGTGCTAAAAGTGTTAACTGATGAAAGAACGCGCCGCCAGGTGCAAAACTTACGTCATGCCACCAATAGCGAGCTGCTTTGTGAAGCATTTCTACATGCATTTACAGGGCAACCTCTGCCCAGTGATGAAGATCTGCGCAAAGACAATCCGGAAAGGATCCCGCTAGAAGTCAGAGAGATCATGGCGGAGCGCGGCTTGGAAATACCTGAGATCAATGAGGAGTAA